One Ricinus communis isolate WT05 ecotype wild-type chromosome 2, ASM1957865v1, whole genome shotgun sequence DNA segment encodes these proteins:
- the LOC8262319 gene encoding protein WHAT'S THIS FACTOR 1 homolog, chloroplastic codes for MFLKNLNYCNHKWKSKQSLVYLYRDFSLWSMKKDPDLESALSRNRRWIVNNQIKNIILRYPNQVLPVKCLQKKFKTLDLQGNALNWLKKYPCCFEVFLENDEYCCRLTKRMMFLVEEEESVKEMQEPVLARRLAKLLMMSMNQRLSVVKLNEFKRNFGFPDDYLLRILPRHPDMFRLINHSGRKSSMEIELLSWNPDLAVSAVEESAKKQGSEPCFTSLLPSTWVKSWERFREFNSTPYISPYLDSRGISEGSKDMEKRNVGLVHELLSLTLWKKLSIMKLGHFRREFNLPEKLNVLLLKHPAIFYVSNKYQIYTVILREGYNGSELIDKDPLVLVKDKFGELMQEGLHEYNQRHHLFNLEKKKRKGVVSSRAGKRKEDSIDMPEQDYADDKLGGLFNPEERKRFYKVLFDDLP; via the coding sequence ATGTTTCTCAAGAACTTAAATTACTGCAATCACAAGTGGAAGTCAAAACAATCACTTGTTTATCTGTATAGAGATTTCTCACTTTGGTCCATGAAGAAGGACCCTGATCTTGAATCAGCACTTTCTAGAAACCGTAGATGGATAGTGAAtaatcaaatcaagaacatTATTCTCAGATACCCAAATCAGGTGTTGCCTGTTAAATGTCTTCAAAAGAAGTTCAagactcttgatcttcaaggtAATGCGCTCAATTGGCTTAAGAAATACCCCTGTTGTTTTGAGGTGTTCCTTGAGAATGATGAGTATTGTTGTCGATTGACAAAGCGAATGATGTTTTTGGTGGAGGAAGAAGAATCAGTTAAAGAAATGCAAGAACCTGTACTCGCTCGGCGGTTAGCTAAATTGTTAATGATGAGCATGAATCAAAGGCTTAGTGTTGTTAAACTTAATGAGTTCAAGAGAAATTTTGGATTCCCAGATGATTATTTGCTTAGAATTCTACCAAGACATCCGGATATGTTTCGACTTATTAACCATAGTGGAAGAAAGAGTTCAATGGAGATTGAGCTTTTATCATGGAATCCTGACTTGGCAGTTTCTGCAGTTGAAGAATCAGCTAAAAAGCAGGGTTCAGAACCCTGTTTTACAAGTTTATTGCCTTCAACTTGGGTCAAATCATGGGAAAGATTTCGTGAATTTAACTCGACACCTTATATTTCGCCTTATCTGGACTCGAGAGGCATATCAGAGGGTTCAAAAGACATGGAGAAAAGAAATGTGGGTTTAGTACATGAGTTACTTTCACTGACCCTATGGAAGAAGTTGTCAATTATGAAACTAGGTCATTTTAGAAGAGAGTTCAATTTACCTGAGAAATTGAATGTTCTGCTGCTCAAGCATCCTGCTATATTTTACGTGTCAAATAAGTATCAGATTTATACTGTTATTCTAAGAGAAGGGTATAATGGATCGGAATTGATTGATAAGGATCCACTTGTTCTGGTGAAGGATAAATTTGGGGAGCTGATGCAGGAGGGGCTGCATGAGTATAATCAGAGGCACCATTTGTTCAAtctagaaaagaagaaaaggaaaggagtAGTTTCTTCAAGGGCGGGGAAGAGGAAGGAAGACAGCATTGATATGCCAGAACAAGATTATGCTGATGATAAGCTTGGAGGTTTGTTCAACCCCGAGGAAAGAAAACGGTTTTATAAAGTTCTTTTTGATGATCttccataa